DNA from Pseudophryne corroboree isolate aPseCor3 chromosome 7, aPseCor3.hap2, whole genome shotgun sequence:
CAATACCACACTAGCCTCTATCACTGCagtcccataccactacagtgtctCTCCCTGGCCCCTTGCATCTAAATACTTTATCTTGGTTCTGTTAGCCTATCTTATGACCCATTTTTGGTCTCATTCTTCCTCTTCCTGTCCCTGCTTTCTCTACCGTACtgtcaccagtggcgtaagtccttgtGGCCATCCCAGTACTGGTAGGTGCATAAAATCTTAAGGGATAAGTGGCTCCTAATGGCAAGAATACCTGCTTGgtgcactctatggggtatatttactaaaattcgtatttgtaccgatttggagggagattcatgacgaattacatcgaaagtgtaattgtgcaactttttgaatattTTACAacaaatttactaagctgtcgtattctgaattttcatgttttccgatgtcgatgtcattcgtattttttggcaatgttttacgggagtgaatagtaaaacactgccgacattaacacaataaatctcgaccggatctgtgagatccgtgctgggcttcattgtgcacctttcgtaaaacaaATTAAATTGTTAAAAATcttaaaaaaatttgcgtggggtcccccctcctaagcaaaaccagccctgggctctttgagccggtcctggttcacaaaattttGGGGGGAAAttaaccggggttcccccatatttcataaaccagcaccgggctctgcctgatcctggttccaaaaatacgggggacaaaaagtgtaggggtcccctgtatttttgaaaccatcacccggctccactagccaggtacataatgccacagccgggggacacttttatctaggtcactgtggccctggcattacatacctaactagtcacccctggccggggtaccctggaggagtgggaacaccttaaatcaaggggtccccccctccagccacccaagggccaggggtgaagcccaaggctgtcccccccatccaagggctgcagatggggggctgatagccttgatgaaaatggttgaatattgtttttagtagcagtactacaagtcccagcaagcctccccgcaagctggtacttggagaaccacaagtaccagcatgcggtggaaaaccgggcctgctggtacctgtagtactactactaaaaaataccccaataaaaacaggacacacacaccttgaaagtaaaagtttaatacatacatccacacctccaaacatacatacttacctatgatcACACgatggtcggtcctcttctccatgtagaatccatggtgtacctgttgaaaaaaatatactcacataatccagtgaagatcggtcctcttctggtctttgtaaaatccacgtacttggcaaaataaaaaaacgaacacccgaccacgcactgaaaggggccccatgtttacacatgggacccctttccccgactgccaggacccccctgactcctatctaagcgggtcccttcagccaatcagggagtgccacgtcgtggcaccctcctgattggctgtgtgctcctgtagtgtctgacaggcagcacacggcagtgatacaatgtagcgcctatgcgctccattgtaaccaatggtgagaacttttcagtcagcggtgaggttactcgcggtcaaccgctgaccgcaaagttcccaccattggtctgaattaggctcagagAGCAAaactgaaaataataaaaggaTCGGTAAGAGCAAATTCAAAGACTACTGTATTATCATTTATTTCATAGTGATTGACAATAAATTGCTAAAATCATGTTATCATTCACATCATTTTATGTAAGTATTTTGCACATTCCCCCTTACTGCTCAATACTTTGTTTCCCCCCCAGTAGTCTCAGCAGAGCACGTTTCACatctttattccgtagactgtagatcagagggttTATCATGGGGGTGAcaactgagtacagtacactaaaCACTGGTTCTAGGACAtctgagtattctgatggtggcatcatgtacacagacacacctgtcatatagtacataatgacaatggtgaggtgggatgagcaggtggagaaggctttctttcttccaatcttagattttatctgcaagatgacTCCAATAATTTTTATGTATGATGTCAAACAGAACATGACTGGGAAAACTCCATACATCAATATTTCCATATAGAATACATTATAGAAATCTTCACGGCCAGCACAGGAGATGTTCAGCAGAGCTTtagcatcacagaaaaactggCGTATGGTGCGAGAatgacagaaggacatgtgtgatgCTGGGATTGTAACCACAAGTGAGTTTAAGAATCCTGATATCCAAGTGCCAGATGCCAATAAGAGGCTGTGTTTCCTGCTCAAAATAGTATGATAGTGTAAAGGatgacatatagcaacatatcggtcatatgccataatgaatattagatAAACCTCTGAGGAATCAGCCAAAAAATAAAAGAACATCTGAGTGAAGCACTGTAGgaaggacactgtattatctccagatagtaacatgtacagcaggttagggacagtagtggttgtataacagatatctactaaggccaggttacagataaataaatacatgggggtgtgtaactgGTAATCAATGTATATCATAGTTATTATAATAGCATTAATAAGTACTCCAAATATATAGAGGGGAAAAAATACACATATAGTATACAATATATAATTTGATTTTGCATAAAATGGTAACAAGTGGAATCTATTCATGTAAGTCTGGTTCTCCATGCCACATCCAGGTTACTCTGTAAAGAAATATACACTGTACTTATTACTTCAACCTATTTGCAaggctgtggggtaatagtattctCATTAGGTAGTGCCTATATCCCCTTTGGCGAGAGGACCCCCTCCTATAATGCACTGGGTCACCATCCccatcaattgggaatagtaacctgtggcgagcgaaggggAGTTGTGTGAGACATTGTGTCTGAAGAGAACCAATGAGGGTACAATGGAAGCTAAACACTAGAAACCTAGATTAGCGAAAAATTAAAATGCTGTAAGGGCAAAACAGAACTTCCGCCCTCACCTGATGTCACATATTGGTACTTTTAGCGATGGGGATATAGATTCTACCATTTCCATTAGTATAATCACACACCTGTAGCTCTGTCACTTATATCTCAGGGTATATAGGTCGATGTTAGGCAGCCAAAAGTCTCTGCATATGCAGGTGTGATGAAGATGTACCACAGGTGAGACAGGTAACACGGTGCACAGACACAACTGATGGGAATAATGGGTGCCATGCTATTTTTATGGACTGATGGATGTGCCATGTTGATAAACAAAATCACTGACATGTTACCGTATATGTCGCTGTGAGAGTACAATTATTTAGCCTGGGAATCCCACACCTACTGGAGATTGTATAGTAGCTATTGTGAGGGCACCCAGGTCAGTATTCACTGATCAGAGAGAGACAgaaaccaatatactgtatataagtgatgtgtggtgaggtgaATGGCGGGGGATGCACACCACACATGGTGATGTTTCTCAATACTGGGAACCTgtctcactgtaactctcccctcactacactaagctagaGGGCCCATGGAGTCTCTTGTCTGCATCCCTGTAtcttcccaacaaaatgaaccctgttgtgaatgtgtgtgcatggacatgtgatggggaatatagattgtaaacatcAGGGTACACACATTACAGGAATGATATTTTAAAAATGTGATTCTTCCCTGTTCTTGTAAGATTATttgaaacaataaataaatatttttttaattattgatcTTCTAAAATTAATTTTGTCCTGAGAAGCTTTTACTATCCTCTCTGATTCCCTTGGAGTATCTGAGCTTCAATAAGTACGCTAGAGTATTCTTTATGGGAAAAGTAACTGCTATAGGTGAAGCTAGTGGTCCTTGTTCAGAAACAAGATACAGTATGACtgtgtcattaaaaaaaaaattgttaaatttAAAGAAACAACCCTAACATGACCTGAAGTATTTATCATAATATTCTACTGTATAAGGAGAACTCTCAGAGGAAGACTGAATACATCACCAGACAAATGACTTACCTGTGGAATATCTtattaaaatcagtaaaaacagatCAGACCTCTGTGATGAGTCCCAGCCAGCTCTAAAAAATGGAGCTTGTTATGTTATCTACTTAGGATAGGAGATACGTATCCAGAGCTTCCTTTGGCTCGGATCCCTGAATGGGTATAGGGAAGGACCTTATGAAGTTTGGTTGACCAtaccggccattgtgaaagtaacgGTGAAACCAAGAAGAACACATGTAACAAAAAACAgtttaatattttctttttatcCCCATGTCCCCCATAGAATGTTGCTGCTCATCCCCATAATGTGGTTGGCTGTAGATTAATAGATTGACAATACATAAATTAACAGTAAATagattgacaccatatggtcgacatgctttaggcccacaggatcaaaaggtctacatggaaaaggtagacaggttcaaaaggtagacagggtggaAATGAAGCAATATATTGTCTTATGATGTGTTTGATTAGAACATGCCTTCACCCACTGTGGGTATAAAATGGGAATCGGTCTCACTGTAGATATCTTATTGGCTAACCAGAATAAAACTATGTAAACAATATAATATATGAATACTTTCAGAATACAACAGGTCAAAAGTATAATACAGTGCAGATATTTACATTACTTTCAAAAattgataaatagcacaaattgtctCACGAGGTAAATGATCAGCAGATCTTATAAATAATAAGGAGATATCAAATCAACAGATAAAATCCATTAGCTTGCAACATTGACAAGTTTTAAATAACATCATTTATTCAGATATCTAGATTTTTTTAGAAATAGTGCAGAAAATGGAACAGGAAATGCTTCTTTTAGTAAcaaatttagggcctgattcagatcatagcagcaaatttgtaagctaatgggcaaaaccatatgcagtgcaggtgggacagatgtaacatgtgcagagagagttagacttgggtgggttatatttagtgatgagctggttcggttcctcgagatccgaacccccccgaacttcacccattttacaaggttccgaggcagcctcggatcctcccgccttgctcggttaacccgagcgcgcccgaacgtcatcatcccactgttggattctagcgagattcgtattctatataaggagccgcgcgtcgccgccattttcactcgtgcaatggagatgatagcgagatgaCATGCCGCGTTCTCTcaatttctgtgttcagtgtgctgcaaatatctgtgattagtgtgctgcaaatatctgtgctcagtgtgctgcaaatatctgtgattagtgtgctgcaaatatctgtgctcagtgtgctgcaaatatctgtgattagagtgctgcaaatatctgtgctcagtgtgctgcaaatatctacgttctctgcctgaaaaacgctccatatctgtgctgcattgtagagtaGCAtagagaaggaggacagtgcagaattttgctgaccaccagaatatatagagcagtacggtacagtagtccagtgctctacctaactttgtgtcgtcaagtatactgtccatccattcctgtgctgcattttagttgtgcgcagtatagtaggaggacagtgcagaattttgctgaccaccagtattatatagcagtacggtacagaagtccactgctttacctacctctgtgtcatcaagtatactatccatccatacctgtggtgcattttagttgtgtgcagtatatagtaggaggacagtgcagaattttgctgtgaccaccagtatatacatatatagcagtacagtacagtagttcactgctctgcctacctctgtgtcatcaagtatactatgcatccatacctgtgctgcatttcagctgtgtgcagtatatagtaggaggacagtgcagaattttgctgaccaccagtatatatatatatatatatagcagtacggtacagtagtccactgctctacctttgtgtcgtcaagtacactacagaaattcagtaaaattacccaaaaatcaaaattaaaagcgtgtgatgagaagtgtaaacttgccaatatgccatttacgacaccgagtggcgaggaacggctgaggcctggcctatgttcatggctagtgattcagattcacatgaggatggaagcactcatcctctcg
Protein-coding regions in this window:
- the LOC134944271 gene encoding olfactory receptor 9G19-like, which codes for MEHTQKSEVDYGEIYYPVAWYSILCLAIVISTLYNLMLYQLVFDSAFMNGALKEEVALSPQPGIMDVQKMKSDYKKKHSLLLASGTWISGFLNSLVVTIPASHMSFCHSRTIRQFFCDAKALLNISCAGREDFYNVFYMEILMYGVFPVMFCLTSYIKIIGVILQIKSKIGRKKAFSTCSSHLTIVIMYYMTGVSVYMMPPSEYSDVLEPVFSVLYSVVTPMINPLIYSLRNKDVKRALLRLLGGKQSTPWILHGEEDRPSCDHRFDYVENGKIKTKKIIKSTDSRAYINRDSCYHEH